A part of Uloborus diversus isolate 005 chromosome 6, Udiv.v.3.1, whole genome shotgun sequence genomic DNA contains:
- the LOC129224744 gene encoding uncharacterized protein LOC129224744: MPAHYLPHRPVIKEKGTTKIRPVFDASSKGPNHPSLNDCLETGINLIETIPSILARFRVGKIGVVADIKRAFLQISVNKEDRDFLRILWYNKNNELTIFRHTRVVFGVTSSAFLLSAVLDHHLYRTSLSEKETRVISEKIKNNFYVDNCVTSVHDKFEAHTFIEESTRIMKEGRFELRGWETTALDPFSLQEAKSNVLGLVWDKNCDSLEIDPTCLEFEEKALTKRNLLSLVGKFFDPIGFLAPVFIQPKLLLQEMWKTKLSWDIEASEDKKKRFLKWKKDIPLLQNIKIPRWLGITPDINISFHTFVDASQVAYAACVFIRCEYSGRGVSVQLLQAKARITPLKPITIPRLELMAATIGARLYISLKESLNLEQVRSFFWTDSSTVLAWIKRPDQWSVFVRNRVNEIRKLTEADNWFHIIGRENIADLLSRGCGVKQLLKSSWWLGPSWLKQTEDDWPKSSVNINEEEIEKEKLRVAASANNSKVFSIAVYFAERHSKFSKIVRILAWILHFRPKAKNSQKLEKITGDEITNSEKTLFRCIQRECFINENAKKTLQGLQVYEDNDGILRMKSRIFNETETEQFSFPIILPSKHPLVKRIIEEQHILNKHAGPLILLTILRERFWIVKGRKTVHSVVRDCVICRRQRIKHLEAPLPPLPSHRTELSATFQVTGVDLAGPLFTKSGSKIWIVIFTCAVYRCVHLELVESISTTTYAMRRFIARRGRISVLYSDNGTNFVGLDKSLKKLDWDKIQKEFEVSQIKWKFNPPSAPWWGGFWESLIKILKNLLRKNLGRSSLNYEELLTLVCECEAVMNNRPITYVSEDPELKTLTPAMFLRNLPMTDTPDLDSIERTSLNKRLNYLQTVRDHLRKRFRVEYLGFLRSKSTKIHDLIAVGDIVLIGSEDKKRLDWPLGKVVQLFPGKDNVVRLVHLKTAKGFVMRPIQRLYPLELRENDRSDLPVFIQQEPRNIPICAEAVRDSDSGDAPVTAPS; this comes from the coding sequence ATGCCAGCGCATTACCTACCTCATCGCCcggttattaaagaaaaaggtacgACCAAGATTAGACCAGTGTTTGATGCGTCTTCAAAAGGTCCCAACCATCCCTCATTAAATGACTGTTTAGAAACAGGAATAAATTTAATCGAAACTATTCCTTCGATTTTAGCAAGGTTTAGAGTAGGAAAAATAGGGGTTGTTGCTGACATTAAAAGGGCCTTTTTGCAGATATCAGTGAATAAAGAAGACAGAGACTTTTTACGCATTTTATGGTATAATAAGAACAATGAATTAACCATTTTTCGTCATACGAGAGTAGTTTTCGGCGTTACCAGTAGCGCTTTTCTCTTGTCAGCGGTTCTAGACCACCATTTATACAGAACATCATTAAGTGAGAAGGAAACAAGAgtgatttcagaaaaaataaaaaataatttttatgtagaTAACTGTGTAACAAGTGTGCATGATAAATTTGAGGCTCATACTTTCATAGAAGAGAGTACAAGAATAATGAAAGAAGGAAGATTTGAGCTGAGGGGGTGGGAAACTACCGCTCTTGATCCATTTTCTTTGCAAGAAGCTAAATCTAACGTTCTGGGACTCGTCTGGGATAAAAATTGCGATTCTTTAGAGATTGATCCTACATGtcttgaatttgaagaaaaagcacTTACAAAAAGGAATCTCCTTTCTCTTGTGGGAAAATTTTTTGATCCCATTGGTTTTCTAGCTCCAGTTTTCATTCAACCTAAGCTTCTGCTTCAAGAAATGTGGAAAACGAAGTTATCATGGGATATTGAAGCAagtgaagataaaaagaaaagattcttgAAATGGAAAAAAGACATACCTcttttgcaaaatattaaaatcccaAGATGGTTAGGCATTACACCAGATATAAATATTAGCTTCCACACATTTGTAGATGCAAGTCAAGTTGCTTATGCCGCTTGTGTCTTCATTAGATGTGAATATTCAGGAAGAGGAGTCAGTGTTCAGCTTCTGCAAGCAAAGGCTAGAATAACTCCCTTGAAGCCTATCACTATTCCTCGACTTGAGCTCATGGCCGCAACCATAGGAGCAAGACTTTATATATCTTTAAAGGAATCTCTGAACTTAGAGCAGGTGAGATCATTCTTCTGGACCGATTCATCTACCGTTTTAGCTTGGATAAAGAGACCAGATCAATGGTCGGTTTTTGTGAGAAACAGAGTCAATGAGATTAGGAAACTAACAGAAGCAGACAATTGGTTCCACATAATTGGCCGTGAAAATATTGCGGACTTACTGTCAAGAGGATGTGGAGTGAAACAGTTACTGAAATCATCCTGGTGGTTAGGTCCTTCATGGTTAAAACAAACTGAAGATGACTGGCCTAAATCTTcggttaatattaatgaagaagaaattgaaaaggaGAAACTCAGAGTGGCAGCCTCTGCAAATAACAGCAAAGTATTTTCCATAGCAGTTTATTTTGCTGAAAGACACTCAAAATTTTCGAAGATAGTAAGAATTCTAGCATGGATACTACACTTTCGTCCAAAAGCTAAGAACTCTCAAAAGCTGGAAAAAATTACCGGGGACGAAATTACTAATTCTGAGAAGACTCTTTTTCGCTGCATTCAAAGGGAATGCTTTATCAATGAGAATGCCAAGAAAACACTTCAAGGTTTACAAGTCTATGAAGATAATGACGGAATTTTGAGAATGAAGTCCCGAATATTTAATGAAACTGAGACAGAACAATTTTCATTTCCCATTATTCTACCTTCAAAGCATCCATTAGTTAAAAGAATTATTGAAGAacaacatatcttgaacaaacaTGCAGGACCACTGATATTATTAACAATTCTGAGAGAAAGATTTTGGATTGTAAAAGGACGAAAGACTGTTCATTCGGTTGTAAGAGATTGTGTTATTTGCAGGAGGCAAAGAATTAAACATCTGGAGGCTCCTCTGCCACCTCTTCCTTCCCATAGAACAGAATTGTCTGCTACATTTCAAGTTACAGGGGTGGATCTGGCAGGTCCCCTTTTTACGAAGTCAGGAAGCAAAATTTGGATTGTGATATTTACTTGTGCAGTTTACAGATGTGTTCATTTGGAGTTGGTGGAATCAATTAGTACTACAACCTACGCTATGAGAAGATTTATTGCAAGACGTGGAAGAATTTCTGTACTTTATTCCGATAATGGGACGAACTTTGTTGGATTAGATAAATCTCTAAAGAAATTAGACTGGGACAAGATACAGAAAGAATTTGAAGTTTCTCAAATCAAATGGAAGTTTAACCCTCCATCAGCCCCATGGTGGGGAGGATTTTGGGAAAGTCTAATAAAAATTCTCAAGAACCTTCTCCGAAAGAATTTAGGACGTTCTTCCTTAAATTATGAAGAACTTCTAACATTAGTTTGCGAATGCGAAGCAGTAATGAACAATAGACCTATAACATATGTCTCAGAGGATCCAGAGCTTAAAACATTAACCCCAGCAATGTTTCTACGCAATCTACCTATGACAGATACACCTGACTTGGACAGCATAGAAAGAACATCcctaaataaaagattaaattatttacaaactGTTCGCGATCATCTTAGAAAAAGATTTAGAGTTGAGTATCTTGGTTTTCTTCGCTCGAAATCCACGAAAATTCATGATTTGATAGCAGTGGGAGACATTGTCCTGATCGGTAGCGAAGATAAGAAGCGTCTGGACTGGCCCCTGGGAAAAGTAGTTCAGCTTTTCCCAGGAAAAGATAATGTCGTACGATTAGTACATCTGAAGACTGCAAAGGGCTTTGTGATGAGGCCAATACAGAGACTGTATCCTCTTGAACTTAGAGAGAATGACAGGTCAGACCTTCCTGTGTTCATCCAACAAGAGCCAAGAAATATTCCAATCTGTGCTGAGGCTGTGAGGGACAGTGACTCTGGTGATGCACCCGTCACTGCACCGTCATAG
- the LOC129224743 gene encoding uncharacterized protein LOC129224743, with amino-acid sequence MDAVNKAKRTVFRTQTTKLINKIDAKFIEGNLNEEDLDQFLAELDLKEKELNCLDTEIQKTIDLKDLEDEILKCDEYNSNIVIWRSKVKRAKTKFEVPSNFIAPTATLNGSETEQRIVIRENETAHINLPRLIIDKFDGDPSDWQRFWDQYESAIHKNTDISNVDKFNYLRSFLKGAASNAIKGFSLTNNNYQSAIDTLKDRFGKKTIVINSHLNKLLSLNTVKRSNDVVSLRKLFDTCQTEIRNLESLGVTEDSYGTLLCPILIRLLPNDIVLEITKKYTIDDE; translated from the coding sequence ATGGATGCGGTTAATAAAGCAAAGCGCACTGTTTTTAGAACTCAAACAACAAAATTAATCAACAAAATTGATGCCAAATTTATAGAAGGTAACTTAAATGAAGAGGATTTAGACCAATTTTTGGCAGAAttagatttgaaagaaaaagaacttaattgTCTCGACACTGAAATTCAAAAAACGATTGATTTGAAAGATTTAGaagacgaaattttaaaatgcgaTGAATACAACTCTAACATAGTAATTTGGCGATCAAAAGTAAAACGTGccaaaacaaaatttgaagtcCCTTCCAATTTCATTGCGCCGACAGCGACGTTAAATGGTTCAGAAACAGAACAAAGAATTGTGATTCGGGAAAATGAAACTGCTCACATTAATCTACCGCGACTGATTATCGATAAATTTGATGGTGATCCATCAGATTGGCAAAGATTCTGGGACCAATATGAGTCTGCAATCCATAAGAATACCGATATTTCTAATGTAGACAAATTCAACTATTTACGTTCATTTTTGAAAGGGGCAGCTTCGAATGCAATTAAAGGATTTAGCTTGACCAATAATAATTATCAATCAGCTATCGACACCTTAAAAGACCGTTTTGGCAAGAAAACCATAGTTATTAACTCTCATTTGAATAAGTTACTTAGCCTTAATACCGTAAAAAGATCAAATGATGTTGTTTCCTTGCGTAAATTATTTGACACTTGTCAAACTGAAATAAGAAATTTGGAATCGCTGGGAGTAACAGAAGATAGCTATGGAACCCTACTTTGTCCGATTCTGATCAGATTACTGCCAAACGATATAGTATTAGAGATAACTAAGAAGTACACCATAGATGATGAATGA